Proteins from a genomic interval of Lolium perenne isolate Kyuss_39 chromosome 1, Kyuss_2.0, whole genome shotgun sequence:
- the LOC127313659 gene encoding thioredoxin-like fold domain-containing protein MRL7L homolog, chloroplastic, protein MALRCSLPATCSTFCLRGAEHPNSRALPARPVSFGSCPGSRPRVGLVLAASAWEFRASPSEPKTVGRLVIGGGPRKDDTSSESDDEDDDDEPPPMTDEERKKLRRKIREMMDRMPEMQELTDPEEKKAKMRELLTKYELVVEEEDPEWPEDADDGMGFGLGQFFDKITIKAEKRDDAADDDDAGDGTKKEIVWEDDNYITQVRDVKTKDWDDTVFTDFGPLIVLVHNRYKRPQENVMARKELVKAIETFWEHDLPSPRCVAVDACAEPDLVAALKVSSFPELLFTNAGRILHREKAVRSAEVLARMIAFFYYKAARPPCLSESDGQGKEKVPLMS, encoded by the exons ATGGCGCTTCGCTGCTCCCTGCCCGCAACATGTTCGACGTTTTGCCTCAGAGGAGCGGAGCACCCCAATTCGCGCGCTCTCCCAGCGCGCCCCGTCAGCTTCGGTTCTTgcccagggtccaggccgcgcgtGGGGCTCGTGCTCGCCGCTAGCGCCTGGGAGTTCCGTGCGAGTCCGAGCGAACCCAAGACCGTCGGTCGTCTGGTGATCGGTGGCGGGCCGCGCAAAGACGACACCAGTTCCGAGTCcgacgatgaagatgacgacgacgagcctCCGCCCATGACGGACGAGGAGCGTAAGAAGCTGCGGAGGAAGATACGGGAGATGATGGACCGGATGCCCGAGATGCAGGAGCTGACCGACCCCGAGGAGAAGAAGGCCAAGATGAGGGAGCTGCTCACCAAGTACGAGCTGGTCGTCGAGGAGGAGGACCCGGAGTGGCCCGAGGACGCCGACGACGGGATGGGCTTCGGCCttggccagttcttcgacaagatCACCATCAAGGCCGAGAAGAGGGATGACGCTGCCGACGACGATGATGCAGGGGATGGCACCAAGAAGGAGATCGTTTGGGAGGATGATAACTACATCACGCAGGTCAGGGATGTCAAGACCAAGGATTGGGACGACACCGTGTTCACCGATTTTGGCCCGTTGATTGTGCTTGTGCACAACCGGTACAAGAG ACCACAGGAGAATGTGATGGCAAGAAAAGAGCTTGTAAAAGCAATTGAGACGTTTTGGGAACATGATCTGCCTTCACCAAGA TGTGTAGCAGTGGATGCCTGCGCCGAGCCAGACCTTGTGGCCGCTCTGAAGGTGTCTAGTTTCCCTGAGTTGCTCTTCACCAATGCAGGGAGGATACTACACCGAGAGAAAG CTGTCCGTTCGGCCGAGGTTTTGGCGAGGATGATAGCCTTCTTCTACTACAAAGCGGCCAGACCACCTTGCTTGAGCGAATCAGACGGCCAGGGGAAAGAGAAGGTCCCTCTGATGTCATGA
- the LOC127313649 gene encoding protease Do-like 10, mitochondrial, which produces MHASVRLLRRLSSSSSPRSLRRLPFHPSPLPSPHPLPLPILRTRAPLPRLAGRRFSTISCASTPSLRLGECGALGTPAIPEVEKSEGEEEVDSLAARHDTDAFAAVELALDSVVKVFTVSSGPNYFLPWQNKSQRESMGSGFVISGRRIITNAHVVADHTFVLVRKHGSPTKYKAEVQAVGHECDLALLTVESEEFWEGMNSLDLGDIPFLQEAVAVVGYPQGGDNISVTKGVVSRVEPTQYAHGATQLMAIQIDAAINPGNSGGPAIMGDKVAGVAFQNLSGAENIGYIIPVPIINRFISGVEESGKYSGFCSLGISCQATENIQIRECFGMRPEMTGVLVSRINPLSDAYKVLKKDDILLEFDGVPIANDGTVPFRNRERITFDHLVSMKKPEETSVIKVLRDGKEHELTVTLRPLQPLVPVHQFDKVPSYYIFAGFVFIPLSQPYLHEFGEDWYNTSPRRLCERALRELPKKAGQQLVILSQVLMDDINVGYERLAELQVKKVNGVEVENLKHLCSIVEGCTEENLRFDLDDERVIVLKFQNAKLATSRILKRHRIPSAMSNDLFDEQGSNEADAEGRGLPGALHWLRRLLFG; this is translated from the exons ATGCACGCCTCCGTCCGCTTGCTCCGCCgtctctcctcttcttcctcccccCGCTCGCTCCGCCGCCTCCCCTTCCACCCCTCTCCCCTGCCGTCTCCACATCCACTTCCTCTGCCAATCCTCCGAACCCGGGCCCCCCTCCCCCGCCTCGCTGGCCGCCGCTTCTCCACCATCTCCTGCGCATCCACACCCTCTCTCCGCCTAGGGGAATGCGGCGCTCTGGGCACTCCGGCGATACCGGAGGTGGAGAAAtccgagggggaggaggaggtggaTTCTTTGGCGGCGCGGCATGACACGGACGCGTTCGCGGCGGTGGAGCTGGCGCTGGACTCGGTGGTCAAGGTGTTCACGGTGTCAAGCGGTCCAAACTACTTCCTGCCGTGGCAGAACAAGTCCCAGCGCGAGAGCATGGGCTCAG GCTTTGTAATATCTGGAAGACGGATCATCACAAATGCTCATGTGGTAGCTGATCATACTTTTGTTCTTGTGAGGAAGCATGGGTCACCTACAAAGTACAAGGCCGAAGTTCAGGCTGTTGGCCACGAGTGTGATTTGGCTCTTCTGACAGTTGAGAGTGAGGAGTTTTGGGAGGGGATGAACAGCTTGGATCTTGGAGACATTCCGTTTTTGCAGGAAGCCGTCGCTGTGGTTGGCTACCCTCAGG GTGGAGACAATATCTCTGTCACCAAGGGGGTTGTTTCTAGAGTTGAACCAACACAATATGCCCATGGTGCGACTCAGCTCATGGCTATACAAATAGATGCAGCTATTAATCCAGGCAATAGTGGAGGGCCTGCAATCATGGGCGATAAAGTGGCTGGAGTTGCTTTCCAAAATCTGTCAGGAGCGGAAAATATTGG GTATATTATACCTGTGCCCATAATTAACCGTTTCATTTCTGGAGTGGAAGAGAGTGGTAAATATTCCGGGTTTTGTTCTCTTGGAATATCTTGCCAGGCCACTGAAAACATCCAAATAAGAGAGTGCTTTGGTATGCGGCCTGAAATGACTGGAGTGTTAGTGAGTAGAATAAATCCTCTATCTGATGCTTACAAAGTTTTGAAGAAAGACGATATCCTTCTTGAGTTTGATGGCGTGCCTATTGCGAATGACGGGACAG TTCCATTTCGTAATAGAGAGAGAATCACCTTTGATCATCTTGTGTCCATGAAGAAGCCTGAAGAAACATCAGTTATCAAAGTGCTAAGAGATGGCAAAGAGCATGAATTGACTGTGACACTTAGACCT CTGCAACCTCTAGTCCCTGTACATCAATTTGATAAAGTACCCAGCTACTACATCTTTGCTGGTTTTGTTTTTATCCCGCTGTCCCAGCCTTATCTCCATGAATTTGGAGAAGACTGGTACAACACTTCGCCACGCCGACTTTGTGAACGGGCATTGAGAGAGCTTCCAAAGAAGGCTGGCCAACAGTTAGTAATACTCTCGCAG GTCCTCATGGATGATATTAATGTCGGTTACGAAAGGCTGGCTGAACTGCAG GTGAAGAAGGTGAATGGTGTTGAGGTTGAGAACTTGAAGCATCTGTGCAGTATCGTGGAGGGATGCACTGAAGAAAACTTGAGATTTGATTTGGATGATGAGCGGGTCATTGTTCTAAAATTTCAGAACGCGAAGCTTGCCACATCTCGGATCCTGAAGCGGCACAGGATTCCATCAGCCATGTCGAATGACCTTTTCGATGAACAAGGAAGCAATG AGGCAGATGCGGAAGGACGAGGACTGCCTGGAGCTCTCCACTGGCTGCGGCGGCTCCTGTTTGGCTGA